The genomic region AACAAGCTCCAGTTTCCCACAAAATACCTCAAATTCACATTATTATATCAAAATAAACTTCAATTCAGATGGAATTAGTTCTCCATGTGGAGGTGTGTGATGTAATTATTCCCAGAGTTATCTACGATAACAACATCTACAACTGTGTCACCTACACCATCTACAAAACCTAAAACTACAACGTCTACACCACCTACACCATCTACATCATCCACACCTACACCATCTACAACACCTAAAACTACAACGCCTACACCACCTACACGATCTACATCATCTACACCTACACCATCTACAACACCTACGTCATCCACACCACCTATAACATCTACACCTACACCACCTACAACATCTACATCATCCACACCTACACCATCTATACCATTGTGGCAGCGGagacgtggtcaagcgccggtctgtgacaggagggcggagtcagggaaggtgagtggcagaatcactactcctgagagcaattaacctgtgtttgtgtgtcttcccagtgaccgtgccctatatagggagggagagcagagagcagaggggctcttccctgaacagacacccgtcgtgtgtatgtgtgtgtgtctgtcagagtgaatgttatgctgaaaagtgtgacaataaatactaaattggaacttgatctctgtcctgccgtcctctgtgctccacccacctgctccaaactgccacagtggtgccggaacccgggatctggaacacagcagcctcacagccccatggagtcctccccgttcgctgaactgatccacgccctcgccacagcccagcaaagccagcaccaggcgctactcaccctccgaaaggagcaagaagagcggttcgaggccctggtgttggcccaacaagaagatcgacaggcattccggcacctcctcgcgtcggcggggtccaccagcgctcctaccacgggcccgtctcccctcaccgtcaccaagatgggcccgcaggatgaccccgaggcgttcatcacgctctttgagcaagtcgccgaagcctcggggtggccgatggagcagcgcgcagcgcgcctcctccccctgctcacgggagaagcacagctggccgtgctccagctccccgccgaccgccagctggcctacgcggacctccgccgggccatcctccagcacgtggggcgcactccggaacagcagcgccagcgcttccgcgcgctgcgcttggaggaagtcggccgaacgttcgcgtttggccagcagctccgggacgcctgctggcggtggctgagggccaacaaccacgacgccgaaggaatcctcgaccaggtggtgctggaacagttcgtcactcgcttgccagcaggaactgcggagtgggtcaggtgccaccgcccggcgtcgctggatcaagcagtcgagctggcggaggaccatttggcagctgtcctggcggcaggacagcagatggcatcttctcttctctcctcttctttctctctctctccccctcctcctgtgtcccgtcctcgccccattccccctccgcggaggcgggggccggcaccaccccagccggcctgccgcacccgcggtgccctcccgtttctcccttctgtgtctgtctctcccccacctcaggtgagtgagccccagatcaccggtgcagagggaaagcccgggccggtttgctggcgctgcggggagccgggccaccttcaacagcagtgcacggcaatggaagtgggcgtggtggttcggatccccgatgcgccagaggccgcccttgatctggccagagcgtatcgcataccggtgagtatccaaggggctacatatcaggcattggtggattctggttataatcagacctcaattcgccaaagcctggttcaaaatgaggcattggggggagcacaaggggtgaaggtgttgtgtgtgcacggggatgttcacagctaccctttggtgtcggtccacattattttcagaggggaaaaatttatagtgaaggcggtggttaatccccgccttacccactctctaattttggggactgattggctgggatttcggggtttaatgacatgcctaataaagagtgggtcctgccatttaacagggggaggtcccagtgccgctttggcgggagcagctgtcgcagagccgtctacgtcatctccgcgtaagagtgaggagccgctggctcctcctctctctattggggaatccctcgcggatttcccattagaacaatcgcgagacgagactctgcgacatgcgtttgaccaagtgagagtaaccgatggtcaaacgctccagccgaacgccaccccatccttcccctacttcgcaattatgaaggataggttataccgagtgacgcaggacactcaaactagagagcatgtcacgcagcttttaattctgaagagccgctgggaattggtattccaggcggctcactttaatcccatggctggacacttagggcgggataaaacactagcccgaataatggcccgattctgttggctggggattcgcggcgatgttcgtaggtggtgtacagcatgccgcgaatgccagttagtaaatccagcggccattccaaaagtgcctttgcgccctcttccattaatcgagaccccatttgagagaattgggatggatctcgtcgggccattagattggtcagcacgagggtactgctttatattagttctggtggactatgcaacgcgatacccggaagcagtgcctctgcgcaatatctcagcatgcagtattgcagaggcgctcttccgcgtcatctcccgagttggaatcccgaaagagattctgactgatcaaggcactacgtttatgtcacggacactgcgcgaactgtatgggttattggggattaagccgatccgcaccagcgtgtatcacccacaaacagacggtttagtagaacggttcaaccgcaccctcaaaaatattattaaaaaattcataagtgaggacgcacgtaattgggataagtggctcgaacccttgctgttctcagtgcgagaggtcccccaagcctccacggggttctccccgttcgaattattatacgggcgtaagccgcacggcatcctagatgtgctgcgggaaaattgggaggagggaccttcacaaagcaaaaacgaaattcagtacgttatggacctgcgcgcaaaactccacatgctcacccacctaactcaggagaatttgcggcaggcccaggaacggcaagcctgcctgtacaacaagggtacgcgtcttagagagttcactccgggagataaagtactcgtactgctgcccacgtcgagcttcaaattgatcgccaagtggcaaggaccctttgaggtcacacggcgagtcggggacgtcgactatgaggtgaggcgaacggacaggggtggggcgctatagatttaccacctcaatctgcttaaactctggaatgaggaggtccccgtggcgttggtgtcggtggttccggagaaggcggagctggggccggaggttcaaaaagggacattggcatcacgtacctctccggtcccctgtggagaccacctctccccgacccaactcatggaggtcgcccagttgcagaccgagttttcggatgtgttctcgcccctgcctggttgcactaacctcatagagcaccacatagagacgcccccgggggtggtagtgcgtagctgcccttacaggctacccaaacacaaaaaaaaggtggttcgggaagaacttcagaccatgctcgaaatgggcatcgtcgaggagtcccacagtgactggagcagcccggtggtcttggtacccaaggccgacgggtcggtccggttctgtgtggactataggaaagtcaacgcggtgtctaaatttgacgcgtacccaatgcctcgtattgacgagctgctcgatcgactaggcacggctcgcttttattcgacactggatttgacgaaaggatattggcagatccccttgactccactatcccgagaaaaaacggccttttccacaccgtttggcttacaccaattcgtcacacttccatttgggctgtttgggatgcccgctatgtttcagcggctgatggaccgggtcctccacccccacgccacctatgcggccgcctgtcttgatgacatcatcatatatagtaatgactggccgaggcacttgggacacctaagggccgtccttaggttgctgaggcgagcgggtctcacagccaacccaaagaagtgtgcgattgggcgggtggaagtacggtatctgggcttccacttgggcaatgggcaggtgcgtccccaaattaacaagaccgcagtaattgcggcctgcccgaggcccaagaccaaaaagggggtgagacagttcctggggctggctggctattatcgtaggtttatacctaattattcggacgtcaccagcccgctgactgatctcactaaaaagggggcaccagatccggtccagtggacggagcaatgccagcgggctttttcagaggtaaaggctgcactgtgtggggggccacttttacactcccctgacttttctctcccctttatgttgcagaccgatgcgtcggacagagggctgggggcagttttgtcccaggaggtggagggggaggaccgccccatcctgtatatcagcaggaagctgtcggtgcatgaggggcgctacagcaccataaagaaagagtgtctggccatcaagtggatggtcctcgccctccggtactacctgctggggcgccctttcaccctctgttcggaccacgcgcccctccagtggctccaccgcatgaaagatgccatcacgcggatcacccgttggtatctggcactccaaccctttaatttcaaggtggtccacaggccgggggcgcagatggtcgtggcggacttcctctcccgccaaggggaggggggggggagtcggctgcaggccggagtcgggcggtgggggtatgtggcagcgggggcatggtcaagcgccggtctgtgacaggagggcagagtcagggaaggtgagtggcagaatcactactcctgagagcaattaacctgtatttgtgtgtcttcccagtgactgtgccctatatagggagggagagcagagagcagaggggctcttccctgaacagacacccgtcgtgtgtatgtgtgtgtgtctgtcagagcgaatgttatgctgaaaagtgtgacaataaatactaaattggaacttgatctctgtcctgccgtcctctgtggtccacccacctgctccgaacTGCCACAACCATCTACACCATCTATAACATCTACACCTACACCATCTATACCAGGGGTCAGCAGccctaggcacgcgtgccacaactggcacgccgaggaatttccagtggcacactgacgatgatgcacaaacctaattattcaacacattaaaaaatgttcaaacgtcatcttgaactgtcattggctgttgcatggcgagcctgctcttttagcatgactacacaacaatatagcgcccccctcccagtgttgccagatactgctgaccttttccagcccaaaatatgttcaaaacccgccaaaatgcgcttaaaaccg from Neoarius graeffei isolate fNeoGra1 chromosome 24, fNeoGra1.pri, whole genome shotgun sequence harbors:
- the LOC132872678 gene encoding uncharacterized protein LOC132872678 — protein: MVLRQLDCLIQRRRAVAPDPLRSSCWQASDELFQHHLVEDSFGVVVVGPQPPPAGVPELLAKRERSADFLQAQRAEALALLFRSAPHVLEDGPAEVRVGQLAVGGELEHGQLCFSREQGEEARCALLHRPPRGFGDLLKERDERLGVILRAHLGDGEGRRARGRSAGGPRRREEVPECLSIFLLGQHQGLEPLFLLLSEGE